In one window of Enoplosus armatus isolate fEnoArm2 chromosome 7, fEnoArm2.hap1, whole genome shotgun sequence DNA:
- the fam78bb gene encoding protein FAM78B, translating into MHGLIVLILVESQSVVLLPRPVRLSWLLLTITFTCTAMGCIQSIACNKSRIKRENIVVYDLSATIDHCPTVIEENSPIVLRYKTPYFKASARIVMPPIPRNETWVVGWIQACTQMEFYNTYGDVGMSSWELPQLREGLVRAISDSDGVSYPWYGNTTETVTIVGPTSKPSRFIVSMNDNFYPSVTWAVPVSESNTPLLTNIKRDQSFTTWLVALNTTSREKILLHTIKWRMRVDIAVDPSLPLGSRARLVGRLHQDQPRVLTRMEPIPPNAMGRPNANDAQVLMWRPRRGPPLVVIPPK; encoded by the exons ATGCACGGCCTCATAGTGTTGATACTGGTCGAGTCCCAGTCAGTAGTGCTGCTCCCCAGGCCTGTCAGGCTCTCTTGGCTGCTCCTGACCATCACTTTTACCTGCACAGCCATGGGCTGCATCCAGAGCATAGCCTGTAACAAGTCACGCATCAAACGAGAGAACATCGTGGTGTACGACCTGTCCGCCACCATAGACCACTGCCCGACTGTTATTGAGGAGAACTCGCCCATAGTGCTTCGATACAAGACGCCCTATTTCAAAGCCTCGGCGCGGATTGTGATGCCCCCTATTCCGCGCAATGAGACATGGGTGGTGGGCTGGATCCAGGCGTGCACCCAAATGGAATTTTACAACACCTATGGAGACGTCGGCAT GTCGAGCTGGGAGCTGCCTCAGCTACGAGAAGGCCTGGTGAGGGCCATCAGCGACTCAGATGGTGTGAGCTACCCCTGGTACGGAAACACAACAGAGACTGTCACCATAGTGGGCCCCACCTCCAAGCCATCCCGTTTCATCGTTAGCATGAATGACAATTTTTACCCCAGCGTCACCTGGGCTGTGCCGGTCAGCGAATCCAACACTCCCTTACTGACTAACATCAAAAGGGACCAGAGTTTCACCACCTGGCTGGTGGCACTCAACACCACATCCAGGGAAAAGATCCTGCTCCACACTATCAAGTGGAGGATGAGGGTCGATATCGCGGTGGATCCGTCCCTGCCTCTGGGCTCCAGGGCCAGGCTGGTAGGCCGGCTTCACCAGGACCAGCCACGGGTGCTGACCCGCATGGAGCCCATCCCTCCTAACGCCATGGGGAGGCCCAACGCCAATGATGCCCAGGTTCTGATGTGGAGGCCGAGGAGAGGGCCTCCACTTGTTGTCATACCACCCAAGTAG
- the LOC139287728 gene encoding cilia- and flagella-associated protein 337-like, whose protein sequence is MERHTEIAKDLPEDTPMDTGSEPKKENKMFSAGDIPAIVKLFKEADADGGGGLDMEEFCVAIKNIYGTLDKEEIIILHMQIDTNCDYTVDCRELMEFLLNKNKAAKTMDYKNQPFPKPIKRIPVDHYKTIIRLFFRPHNDGRKPNSEVTGQTRTYQRGQYLSISSDGILNFWNDNFNITCTIALNKTQKTLPFSHLKNIHINDVVYLPELQELAVCTSDRKVSFYKCEAFPDTFRMSHSLIVEDEIVNAMNYWSDGTKAVFSFGDVKGFLSLFISNDIKIHGLFGQDMYEKISLHMCKTVYVSKLLKQNTKEFQCLKVKIFQDICSQVSYLSSLEAFAICGSSSKEMVLAVLMASPRTKVLKRVFKSIKDKEYFTCVEYFPSVRRLVTGGTDGLLRVWFPHRSTSCEQELVGHVKPVTHIMFNPEDKIFISLSEDKHLRVWSVDGWVCRQSFQVQDMGPAPITSVCYNTQNNELLLANSDMGKYLGRATDLFKDTLTSHDKPLCCALYHSIFKQVISVCQNGMVTVWDILTGKAIMQFKSTPDQHVGLTTMAFDGLRRRLITVSRDGKVRLWNFNNGSQLAVLPVTLPTEVTGIVCINNRVFVSSRNSKKIFDLDLEEEEYKFLEHDYLNDISSIDVHDDTLITASSNGNIVIWNTNNSEVLYWFNASKSPRMQMADKRAQGRTGSLPVEKTQKNVRDTQRNPPHNPQPPQTGNETDVTVSPLVICLNTRVVTVNTAALLTSADGYICAWSVISKGGLFRKFRAVSDEGAIVTTMSTDANEDILLCGDSTGKIYMWDIRRFGFKKDADEGPFENVDGWRVSLCPPPLLASWQSHSTAVVSVKCDPACKNIITAGLDNNVGLWTNTGRCVGLFGKDQWDAPQLSRKEDADQEQTGTAETTNSEKQFSESPRSSSCTSQFTDFEYFHKLIEKAQKLAPKKRTTGRNMLHPVNEKDKNSTQQSPSEVQQQFENTSTSCPPHPPQTPLIRGETDCKQSCLQTASPYLKQTRSKYGRVLKIQQRDILKGSVLTPCPPNTLPGKQGSDHTPKHVNPSIPDKVQLTHQTQLKPHPPQTTCTTGRTNLMKNSPHVQLSARFSSQIIRPNSSHRTHQTMLTAGRTNATKRPPRFSREDIKR, encoded by the exons atggaaagacacacagaaatagcGAAGGACTTACCTGAGGACACTCCCATGGATACGGGAAGTGAAcccaaaaaggaaaacaaaatgttctctgCTGGAGATATTCCAGCAATTGTAAAATTATTCAAAGAGGCTGATGCTGATGGAGGCGGAGGCCTAGACATGGAGGAATTTTGTGTCgccataaaaaatatatatggtACTTTGGATAAAGAAGAAATTATTATCCTCCACATGCAGATTGACACAAACTGCGATTATACTGTGGACTGTAGGGAGCTAATGGAATTccttttgaataaaaataagGCGGCTAAAACCATGGATTATAAAAATCAACCCTTTCCCAAACCCATCAAAAGGATACCTGTGGATCACTACAAAACAATCATTCGTCTGTTTTTCAGACCGCATAATGATGGCAGGAAACCTAATTCTGAGGTTACAGGACAAACCAGGACTTACCAGAGAGGTCAATACCTCTCCATCAGCTCAGATGGTATCCTCAATTTCTGGAACGACAACTTTAATATCACATGCACAATTGCattgaacaaaacacaaaagacactTCCTTTTTCGCACCTTAAGAACATACATATTAATGACGTGGTGTACCTCCCAGAACTCCAAGAGCTGGCTGTCTGTACTTCTGACAGAAAAGTGTCATTCTATAAATGTGAAGCCTTCCCTGACACATTTAGAATGAGTCACTCTTTAATAGTAGAGGACGAAATAGTGAATGCCATGAACTACTGGTCAGATGGCACCAAAGCAGTATTTTCATTTGGTGACGTTAAAGGCTTTTTGTCTCTATTTATCAGCAATGACATAAAGATACACGGCCTTTTCGGCCAAGATATGTATGAGAAAATCTCTCTACATATGTGTAAAACTGTCTATGTTTCAAAActgctgaaacaaaacaccaaagaaTTCCAATGTTTGAAAGTAAAAATCTTTCAAGACATATGCAGTCAGGTAAGCTACTTATCTTCTCTTGAGGCATTTGCCATCTGTGGTAGTTCGTCCAAGGAAATGGTCCTTGCTGTCCTAATGGCGTCACCCAGAaccaaagttttaaaaagagtCTTTAAGAGCATCAAGGATAAGGAGTATTTCACCTGTGTTGAATACTTCCCTTCAGTTAGGCGTCTGGTGACTGGTGGTACGGATGGCTTACTGCGGGTGTGGTTTCCCCACAGATCCACGTCCTGCGAACAGGAATTAGTAGGTCATGTCAAACCTGTTACGCACATTATGTTCAATCCTGAAGACAAAATATTCATCAGTTTATCTGAGGACAAGCATTTACGTGTGTGGTCCGTGGATGGCTGGGTGTGTAGGCAAAGCTTCCAGGTTCAAGACATGGGACCAGCCCCAATCACCAGTGTGTGTTATAACACACAGAACAATGAGTTACTTCTGGCTAACTCAGATATGGGAAAATATCTTGGTAGGGCAACAGATCTTTTTAAAGATACGTTAACATCCCATGACAAGCCCCTGTGCTGTGCTCTCTATCACAGCATTTTCAAACAGGTTATCTCTGTCTGCCAAAATGGTATGGTGACAGTGTGGGATATTTTAACAGGAAAGGCCATCATGCAGTTCAAGTCCACTCCAGATCAGCATGTGGGGCTCACTACCATGGCATTTGATGGGCTGAGGCGCAGACTAATCACAGTTTCACGGGATGGGAAAGTGAGACTGTGGAACTTCAACAACGGATCACAGCTTGCCGTTCTTCCTGTTACCCTGCCAACGGAGGTGACAGGTATTGTCTGCATTAACAATAGGGTGTTTGTTTCGAGCAGGAACTCCAAGAAGATTTTTGACCTAGATTTGGAGGAAGAAGAATACAAATTTTTGGAGCATGATTATTTAAACGACATTTCCTCGATAGATGTACATGACGACACACTGATTACCGCCTCCAGCAATGGAAATATTGTTATCTGGAATACAAACAATTCCGAAGTTCTCTACTGGTTCAATGCCAGTAAGAGCCCTCGAATGCAAATGGCAGACAAAAGAGCTCAAGGCCGGACAGGGAGTCTCCCTGTTGAGAAGACTCAAAAGAATgtcagagacactcagagaaATCCTCCACATAATCCTCAACCCCCCCAAACTGGAAACGAGACTGATGTGACTGTCAGTCCTCTTGTTATATGTCTGAATACCAGGGTGGTCACTGTTAACACAGCCGCATTGCTGACTTCTGCAGATGGCTACATCTGTGCCTGGTCTGTTATTAGCAAGGGAGGTCTGTTCCGAAAGTTCAGGGCGGTCAGTGATGAAGGTGCAATAGTTACCACCATGTCGACTGATGCCAACGAAGACATATTACTGTGTGGGGATAGTACCGGAAAGATTTATATGTGGGACATTCGGAGatttggatttaaaaaagaTGCAGACGAAGGGCCATTTGAGAATGTAGATGGGTGGCGTGTATCGTTGTGTCCACCTCCTCTGTTGGCTTCCTGGCAATCTCACTCTACAGCAGTGGTGAGTGTTAAGTGTGACCCAGCTTGTAAAAACATAATTACTGCGGGGTTGGACAACAATGTTGGGCTATGGACAAACACAGGCCGCTGTGTTGGCCTCTTTGGGAAAGACCAATGGGATGCTCCGCAACTCAGCCGTAAGGAGGATGCTGACCAGGAGCAGACAGgcacagcagagacaacaaaCTCTGAAAAGCAATTCTCTGAGTCTCCAAGGTCATCATCATGtacatcacagtttacagacttTGAATACTTCCATAAGTTGATTGAAAAGGCACAAAAACTTGCTCCAAAAAAACGAACAACTGGTCGCAACATGCTACATCCGGTCAACGAAAAGGACAAGAACTCTACACAACAATCTCCTAGTGAGgtccagcagcagtttgaaaaTACATCAACATCATGTCCACCACACCCGCCTCAGACCCCACTCATCAGAGGTGAAACTGACTGTAAACAAAGCTGTCTTCAGACAGCATCTCCATATTTGAAACAGACTAGGTCCAAATATGGACGTGTGCTCAAGATTCAGCAGAGAGACATATTAAAAGGCAGTGTCCTCACACCGTGTCCACCAAACACCCTGCCAGGCAAGCAGGGGTCTGATCACACACCAAAGCATGtaaatccatccatccctgATAAGGTTCAGCTCACACACCAGACTCAGTTGAAGCCACATCCCCCTCAGACCACATGCACCACAGGCCGCACTAATCTCATGAAGAACTCACCACACGTGCAGCTATCGGCTA GGTTCAGCTCACAAATCATCAGACCCAACTCAAGCCACAGGACCCATCAGACCATGCTCACAGCAGGCCGCACTAACGCTACAAAGAGGCCACCAAGATTCAGCCGGGAAGACattaaaaggtaa
- the rex1bd gene encoding required for excision 1-B domain-containing protein, translating to MVPTDFKALIQRFYHLQSERVETYQLFEEGHEAYLRTGPHYDFDHYRQLVHEITQAFCGISKEVLEIKGRLHHEFDRPDLSEHIEKLQSKEKQKLELTAKLQLVRQRAQDHPEDEGCQEKIQEIKHEIIKNKEALSEIMQDFKYDSEECD from the exons ATG GTCCCCACAGACTTTAAAGCCctgatccagaggttttatcACCTTCAGTCGGAGCGGGTAGAGACGTATCAGCTCTTTGAAGA AGGACACGAGGCCTACTTGAGGACAGGGCCCCATTATGACTTTGACCACTACAGGCAGCTGGTCCATGAGATAACACAGGCCTTCTGTGGCATCTCCAAGGAAGTGCTGGAGATCAAGGGGAGGCTGCACCACGAGTTTGACAGGCCAGACCTTTCTGAGCACATTGAAAAGCTGCAGagcaaagagaagcagaaactTGAACTG ACAGCCAAGCTGCAGCTGGTCAGGCAGCGGGCCCAGGATCACCCGGAGGACGAAGGCTGTCAAGAAAAGATTCAGGAGATCAAGCACGA GATCATCAAGAACAAAGAGGCTCTGAGTGAGATCATGCAGGACTTTAAGTATGACTCCGAGgagtgtgattga
- the slc35a3a gene encoding solute carrier family 35 member A3a translates to MASSRLKYLSLGVLVFQTTSLVLTMRYSRTLQAEGPRYLASSAVVVAEVMKILTCVVLVLKEHSYSMRALNSVLRQEIAHKPIETLKLAIPSGIYTLQNNLLYVALSNLDAATYQVTYQLKILTTALFSVSMLGRRLGVYQWLSLLILMAGVALVQWPSESAVAPEKEALSTGSQFVGVTAVLVACCSSGFAGVYFEKILKESKQSVWVRNIQLGMFGLVFGLFGMLAYDGERVKESGMFQGYNTVTWAVVALQALGGLVIAAVIKYADNILKGFATSLSIILSTLISYFWLQDFDPTGVFFLGAILVIAATFLYGYEGKPSPNPSRA, encoded by the exons ATGGCCTCATCCCGGCTGAAGTACCTCTCTCTGGGCGTGCTGGTGTTCCAGACCACCTCCCTGGTGCTCACCATGCGGTACTCCCGCACCCTGCAGGCCGAGGGGCCGCGTTACCTGGCCTCCTCAGCTGTGGTGGTGGCCGAAGTCATGAAGATCCTCACCTGTGTGGTGCTCGTCTTGAAGGAGCACA GTTACAGCATGCGAGCTCTGAACAGTGTCCTGCGTCAGGAAATTGCCCACAAACCCatagaaacactgaaactggCCATCCCCTCGGGGATCTACACGCTGCAGAACAACCTGCTGTATGTCGCCTTGTCCAACCTGGACGCAGCCACTTACCAG GTGACATACCAGCTGAAGATCCTGACCACAGCTCTGTTCTCAGTGTCCATGCTGGGCCGCAGGCTGGGCGTCTACCAGTGGCTCTCGTTGCTGATTCTCATGGCTGGAGTGGCTCTCGTGCAG TGGCCCTCTGAGTCTGCAGTGGCTCCGGAGAAGGAGGCCCTCTCCACAGGCTCCCAGTTTGTCGGCGTGACAGCGGTTCTGGTGGCGTGCTGCTCCAGTGGGTTCGCTGGTGTCTACTTTGAGAAGATCCTAAAGGAGAGCAAACAAAGCGTCTGGGTCCGAAACATCCAGCTAG ggaTGTTTGGCCTGGTGTTTGGCCTCTTCGGGATGCTGGCCTATGATGGAGAGAGGGTGAAGGAGTCAGGAATGTTCCAGGGATACAACACAGTCACCTGGGCTGTCGTAGCGCTGCAG GCGCTGGGTGGTCTGGTCATAGCAGCGGTCATCAAGTATGCAGACAACATCCTCAAGGGCTTTGCTACATCGCTCTCCATCATCCTGTCAACTCTTATATCGTACTTCTGGCTACAGGACTTCGACCCCACTGG CGTGTTCTTCCTGGGGGCCATTTTGGTCATCGCGGCGACTTTCCTGTACGGCTACGAAGGCAAGCCGTCCCCCAACCCCAGCAGGGCGTAG